The following nucleotide sequence is from Phycisphaerae bacterium.
AGGGGGAGATGCCTGATTCTTGCGTTTGAGGGTCACCGTGACGCCGACCACAACCATGAGGGCCGCGACAATGCCTAACCTTGCGGAATTGTTCATGACAACCATCTCTCCTGCTCTGCGGTATCCAACCTACATCCCGTATACGTCATGGAGAAACGCCGACAGTTCGCTCCGCACGTATTCTGTCATAGCAGCGTAATCCCCCAGGAATTCCCAAACGGACTTGAGATTCTTCCACTCTGCCGGCCGCCCATCTATCATCCGCACCAGCACCAGCGACTGCGTGGTCAGTCTATAGTCCTTCTCAAAATGTTCGTTTCCCGGCTCGTCAATGTTGACGGGGCGCCACTCGATCAGCCCGCCGGCAAGCTCTTCGCCGAAGTACGTTTCGATCACCTGCCTGGCCCATTCCTCGATCTGTAAACAGGAATGGCAGCGCACCGTCCGATGGAAATAAAAGGCACCCACATCCGGCGAAGCCTCGAAAACGAAGGATTCAGCGACCGGCTGCGAAGCAACCGTTGCAGCGCCCATCATCGGCTGACTGCTCGGTCCTGTGGCAGGAGGCGGAAGAATGGGTGTGAAATACGTGCCGCATGCTCCGTCTGTTGAACCGCTCGTATGCTGCCAATAGCTGGTCGCGATTGACCCGCCGAAGACCACCATGCAGACCGCGATCATGCCGACGCGACCTATCCGTCCCATACGCGGCCAATGCTTCCACGCGATCACCAGCATGCAAATCAGCAGCGCCGACATCCACATGCCGATCGGGTACGCGCCATCACACTGTTGGCAGGGCCGGATCATCAGACCAACCTCAACAGGCCCTCAAGGCAAAAGCCGCGACGACCGTCAGGGCATCGCACTCGTCAGAAGCGAGGTGATCTCGGCCTCCGAGAGAACCTTGCCCACCGACTTCACCTCGCCGTCGATCGCCAGGGCCGGGGTCATCATCACCCCGCGTTTCATGATGTCCGCAAGCTGCGTCACCTTGCACAGTTCGT
It contains:
- a CDS encoding nitrophenyl compound nitroreductase subunit ArsF family protein, with product MIRPCQQCDGAYPIGMWMSALLICMLVIAWKHWPRMGRIGRVGMIAVCMVVFGGSIATSYWQHTSGSTDGACGTYFTPILPPPATGPSSQPMMGAATVASQPVAESFVFEASPDVGAFYFHRTVRCHSCLQIEEWARQVIETYFGEELAGGLIEWRPVNIDEPGNEHFEKDYRLTTQSLVLVRMIDGRPAEWKNLKSVWEFLGDYAAMTEYVRSELSAFLHDVYGM
- a CDS encoding thioredoxin family protein — protein: MKIEILGTGCPKCKTLAENAEKAAKTLGVQYELCKVTQLADIMKRGVMMTPALAIDGEVKSVGKVLSEAEITSLLTSAMP